The Candidatus Brocadia sp. genome includes the window CGTGTGAAATACAGCTCGATGCACTGCCAGAGTCCCGTTTTCGCGGAGAAGTCCATATGATCGTACCAACCGCCGACCGGAGCAAGGCGACGGTCATGGTCAAGGTCCGATTCATTGATAAAGACAGCCGTACACTGCCCGAAATGAGTGCAAAGGTCGCCTTTCTCTCCCGGCCCATAGAAAACGAAGAGCAAAAACCACTGACTACCATTAATACTGCTGCTATCGTAACCCGCAACGACAGGAATTTTGTTTTTCTCATAAAAGACAACCGCGTGGTGCAGACCCCGATTACTTTGGGATCCCGGCTTGGTGATATGATAGAAGTCCTTGATGGAATAAAACAAGGCGATAAGGTGGTAGTTAACCCCTTGAATAAGTTAAAAGACGGTTCAAAGGTAAAGATCATAGAAAAATAATGGAACGTAAATCACCTATTGTTGAAATAAAAAATCTGAGTAAGTCCTACCGCAGAGGGAACCAGATTATACCGGTACTGGAAAACATTACTTTTGACATCGAAGAAGGTGAATTTCTCGCATTGATGGGTCCTTCGGGTTCAGGCAAGAGCACCTTATTAAATCTGATCGCTGGCATCGACAAATCGGACAGCGGCGTCATCGCGGTAGGTGGTGTCGATATTGCGGCACTGTCGGAAACAGAACTTGCCCAATGGCGTTCTGCCAACGTTGGCTTTATCTTCCAATTTTATAACCTGATTCCGGTACTCACCGCCTTTGAGAATGTTGAATTACCACTGCTTCTAACCTGGCTCTCCAGAAAAGAGCGGAGAGAACATGTCGAAACGGCGCTTCGGATAGTCAATCTTTCCGATCGGATGGACCATTAC containing:
- a CDS encoding ABC transporter ATP-binding protein, encoding MMERKSPIVEIKNLSKSYRRGNQIIPVLENITFDIEEGEFLALMGPSGSGKSTLLNLIAGIDKSDSGVIAVGGVDIAALSETELAQWRSANVGFIFQFYNLIPVLTAFENVELPLLLTWLSRKERREHVETALRIVNLSDRMDHYPGQLSGGQQQRVAIARAVVTDPTIIVADEPTGDLDRVSAKEILELMHRLNVEFGKTIIMVTHDPHAAEKARTIKHLEKGILNVSTEAHS